One part of the Candida albicans SC5314 chromosome R, complete sequence genome encodes these proteins:
- the MKC1 gene encoding mitogen-activated serine/threonine-protein kinase (MAP kinase; role in biofilm formation, contact-induced invasive filamentation, systemic virulence in mouse, cell wall structure/maintenance, caspofungin response; phosphorylated on surface contact, membrane perturbation, or cell wall stress), with protein MDQQEAPIYYGRSVNKVYNQEFIIDSRFKIVKELGHGAYGIVCSAKYDNGSKKVPDSNNGNASSSANASFVAIKKITNIFSKNILCKRALRELKLLQFFRGHKNITCLYDLDIIPNPMTGEFNEIYLYEELMECDMHQIIRSGQPLSDQHYQSFIYQVLCGLNFIHSADVLHRDLKPGNLLVNADCELKICDFGLARGFSENPDENAGFMTEYVATRWYRAPEIMLSFTNYTKAIDIWSVGCILAELLGGKPLFRGKDYVDQLNQILMILGTPPESTLQRIGSHRAQNYVRSLPITRKASYEELFPDANPLALDLLERMLTLDPRERITVRDALNHKYLELWHDPKEEIECQVKFDFKSFETVDGLDEMKQLIMDEVQKFREFVRKPIEEQQRIQMQLHMQKREEQRQEEEEKELLEQQRQFPAQESMDISQTPYNNLETNIGTPQVEDDYPRPQELDEFTFSNLESSSSMNLFQDMAKPSGEEYIKLEEELGFGLDGAMFNNYCNDHQ; from the coding sequence ATGGATCAACAAGAAGCACCCATATATTATGGCAGATCCGTAAATAAGGTCTACAACCAGGAATTTATCATTGATAGTCGATTCAAAATAGTCAAGGAGTTGGGCCATGGTGCCTATGGTATTGTGTGTTCAGCAAAATACGATAATGGGTCCAAAAAGGTTCCTGATTCAAACAACGGTAATGCCTCATCTTCAGCTAATGCATCGTTTGTGGCAATCAAAAAGATCACTAATATTTTCAGCAAAAACATCTTATGTAAACGTGCTTTGCGTGAATTGAAGTTGTTGCAGTTCTTCAGGGGCcataaaaatataacatGTTTATATGATTTGGACATTATCCCCAATCCCATGACAGGCGAgtttaatgaaatatatttatacgAAGAATTAATGGAATGTGACATGCACCAAATCATTAGATCTGGACAACCATTGTCCGATCAGCACTACCAGTCGTTTATTTATCAGGTATTGTGTGGATTGAACTTCATCCATTCGGCTGATGTGTTGCATCGTGATTTGAAACCAGGTAACTTACTTGTCAATGCCGACTGTGAGCTTAAAATTTGTGACTTTGGTTTAGCAAGAGGGTTTTCTGAGAACCCCGACGAAAATGCTGGGTTTATGACAGAGTATGTTGCCACCAGATGGTACAGGGCACCAGAAATTATGTTGAGTTTCACCAACTACACTAAGGCAATCGACATCTGGTCTGTTGGTTGTATATTGGCAGAACTTTTGGGGGGCAAGCCACTTTTCCGTGGCAAAGATTACGTAGATCAACTTAATCAGattttaatgatattaGGTACCCCACCAGAATCCACGTTACAAAGAATAGGGTCCCACAGAGCCCAGAACTATGTCAGATCTTTGCCGATTACGAGAAAAGCTAGCTACGAAGAACTTTTCCCTGACGCCAACCCGTTGGCGTTGGATTTATTGGAAAGAATGTTGACTTTAGACCCACGTGAGAGAATTACAGTTCGAGATGCATTGAATCATAAGTACTTAGAGCTTTGGCATGATcctaaagaagaaattgagtGCCAAgtcaaatttgatttcaagtCGTTTGAGACTGTAGATGGGTTGGACGAAATGAAACAGTTGATCATGGATGAAGTTCAGAAGTTTCGTGAATTTGTGAGGAAGCCAATTGAGGAACAGCAGCGAATACAAATGCAGCTACATATGCAAAAACGTGAAGAACAGCGACAAGAGGAGGAAGAGAAAGAGCTACTAGAACAGCAAAGACAGTTTCCAGCTCAAGAGAGTATGGATATTTCTCAGACCCCTTACAATAACTTGGAAACGAATATAGGTACTCCTCAGGTTGAAGATGATTATCCCAGACCACAAGAGTTGGATGAGTTtactttttcaaatttggaaTCTTCAAGCTCCATGAATTTGTTCCAAGACATGGCTAAACCATCAGGAGAAGAGTATATAAAGCTAGAGGAAGAGCTTGGGTTTGGATTAGATGGTGCTATGTTTAACAACTACTGTAACGACCACCAGTAG
- a CDS encoding uncharacterized protein (Ortholog of C. dubliniensis CD36 : Cd36_25130, C. parapsilosis CDC317 : CPAR2_800100, Candida tenuis NRRL Y-1498 : CANTEDRAFT_107256 and Debaryomyces hansenii CBS767 : DEHA2E18370g): MKASFIKSWTTPPTPSTPMDPSSQVPSLTPFLNSVCPGYTGLDDNVHYPLDDIPHECGELIWPKSTTNATIKLDYTYLNVARPGLNKNESTTYVSLPLHITNLFDNLVSKSDKTSEGYMHIGANVNALAHDPFKIINLNPGCITRIVDWNRSKNPFADNKTLSFNKLASNFNKLFVKNDLFDDLGNSNVKILNSKPITAAKLLVSSHVNVLNVFALNEKSEYLNTVKKERTTGPPDTEEPVLRLEFNSIITALSTFVLNEDPVAIIGFHSGEIMILKLNEQKYQLFDALKVQKLSEVDAVTCIEAIRHPNYEYLVVAGYSNGEVVILNPYGVKDSYSKSVVDKDVSTTFFKKFDLSPLGKVDNSFVLGHFKVSHKPITSLSSTLPINKPLQPSEAQPLILAIAADDGYVRFVDFIFTYNCNYGDKQQVITTDIISNYFNTSITDIEFSPDFKFFSVVGKGDLIEVFKMSYYNVNGLLHKSSGRRSRSGTVNSAHSGSETRSKETKEMYPPLIKDIQIVGRFKGHTNIVKSTKFVKDDFSTSVYKLVSCGYDGKIIVWEFDYKALPKIKKSHLKPTPTSPRESRSKTSHERKPVLLSPSPLARRNHHTRNRSIEDNQLHTTSMNMLLQDTNTTKTPLSSDQIEVAVTLYKSLYEIRLKRHYKKKSTNQIIICPIENDKLVPSIEVPLLTIDLSRLIKDGKIDSFHLDESTLWCFAKSGDLFRYSILT, from the coding sequence atgaAAGCAAGTTTCATAAAGTCTTGGacaacaccaccaacacCTTCGACACCGATGGACCCTTCTTCTCAAGTGCCAAGCTTAACCCCGTTTTTAAACTCTGTGTGTCCTGGGTACACTGGTTTAGATGATAATGTCCATTATCCCTTGGACGACATACCCCATGAGTGTGGCGAACTTATTTGGCCGAAATCCACTACAAATGCAACTATCAAGTTGGACTACACTTATTTGAATGTTGCTAGACCTGGGCTAAACAAAAACGAGTCAACAACGTACGTTTCGTTGCCACTTCATATCACCAATTTGTTTGACAATCTAGTGAGCAAAAGCGACAAGACCCTGGAAGGGTATATGCACATTGGGGCCAACGTGAATGCATTAGCCCACGATCCATTCAAGATCATCAACTTGAATCCTGGATGCATAACTAGAATTGTTGATTGGAACCGCTCGAAGAACCCTTTTGCGGATAACAAAACActttcatttaataaactTGCAagcaatttcaataaactATTTGTGAAAAACGATTTGTTTGACGATTTAGGAAATAGCAACGTAAAGATCTTGAACTCCAAACCAATTACTGCAGCTAAGCTTCTTGTCTCATCACATGTGAACGTGTTGAACGTGTTTGCGTTGAACGAAAAATCGGAATATTTGAATACCGTAAAAAAAGAACGCACAACAGGTCCACCAGACACCGAAGAGCCTGTTCTTCGTCttgaattcaattccaTAATTACCGCCTTATCCACATTTGTGCTTAACGAAGATCCAGTGGCTATCATAGGATTCCACTCAGGGGAGAttatgattttgaaattgaatgaacAAAAGTATCAACTATTTGATGCGTTGAAAGTCCAGAAACTTTCGGAAGTGGATGCAGTGACTTGCATTGAAGCAATTCGTCACCCAAACTACGAGTATCTAGTTGTTGCTGGATACTCAAATGGGGAGGTGGTGATACTAAACCCGTATGGTGTCAAAGACAGTTATTCAAAATCGGTCGTCGACAAAGACGTCTCAACAACGTTTTTCAAAAAGTTTGATTTGAGTCCGCTAGGCAAGGTCGATAACTCGTTTGTTTTGGGTCACTTTAAAGTGAGCCACAAACCCATTACTTCGCTAAGCTCAACCTTACCGATAAATAAACCGTTGCAACCATCTGAAGCACAACCGTTGATTCTCGCAATTGCCGCTGACGATGGGTATGTCAGGtttgttgatttcattttcacATACAACTGCAACTATGGCGATAAACAACAGGTTATTACTACCGATATAATCTCCAACTATTTCAACACAAGCATAACTGATATTGAGTTTTCACCTGACTTTAAATTCTTTAGTGTTGTTGGCAAGGGCGACTTGATTGAAGTGTTCAAAATGAGCTACTACAATGTCAATGGCTTGTTGCATAAAAGTTCTGGACGTCGGTCGAGGAGCGGGACTGTCAACAGTGCTCATTCCGGGTCTGAAACAAGACtgaaagaaacaaaagaaatgtACCCTCCACTTATCAAGGATATCCAAATTGTTGGAAGATTCAAAGGACATACAAATATTGTGAAATCCACCAAGTTTGTCAAAGACGATTTTAGCACCCTGGTTTACAAGTTGGTCAGCTGTGGCTATGACGGTAAAATAATCGTGTGGGAGTTTGACTACAAGGCGTTGCcaaaaatcaagaaatcgCATCTCAAACCCACACCAACAAGCCCAAGAGAGAGTCGTTCTAAAACATCACACGAAAGAAAGCCGGTATTGTTGAGCCCAAGTCCGTTGGCAAGACGTAATCACCATACAAGAAACAGATCAATCGAAGACAACCAGCTCCACACAACTAGCATGAATATGCTCTTGCAAGATACAAACACTACCAAAACTCCATTATCGAGCGACCAAATCGAGGTGGCAGTCACACTTTACAAATCGCTCTATGAAATCAGGTTAAAGAGACACTACAAGAAAAAGTCAACAAATCAGATTATAATCTGTCCTATAGAGAACGACAAATTAGTTCCCTCGATCGAGGTTCCACTTTTAACTATTGACTTATCGAGATTGATAAAAGATGGTAAAATAGATTCTTTTCATCTAGACGAATCCACACTTTGGTGCTTTGCCAAAAGCGGTGACCTATTTAGATATAGTATATTAACTTAG